The Gossypium hirsutum isolate 1008001.06 chromosome A03, Gossypium_hirsutum_v2.1, whole genome shotgun sequence genome contains the following window.
acatattaaaagtaaaatacgcgtatcatatataatatatataacctTTGATCACATGCAAAACaagatatattaaataaaatattaatatataaagaaagagtGCCACGTAAGATAGCGGGAATCATGAGCCATCAAACTCGCCGTGCGACAATAGCAaagtcatttttaaatttttttactaatgTTTAATCcacttattatttttttttaaaaaacattatcattattttatgatGATATGCATTTGCCTCCATCTATAAAGCAGAGCCGAATCGATTCCTCTAAGCTCTCATGTTCTCTCTTGCTTTCATTTGTTTAAAAGCCTTTAAAAAAATCTTATTCCTTCTCAACTCAACTATTCAATCTCTTTTGTTTTTTGGATTATATTTGTGTCTTGTGGTTTTGGGTTTCTTTCAAACAAGAGCTTTGCTAGATTCTCCattcagaaaaagaaaagaaaagaaaagaaagttctCTCTGTTGATCAAAGTTCACGTAAAAGAGACTTGTCAACTAGCTGGTATGGTTTTTTTATTCTCTGTGCAGCATTTTGTTTTCAAGTTTATCCATAACCCATTTCAATTCCTCACTctttctccttttttattttctgggTTCTTTTTTGTTTCTGTAATTATCAAGAGTTGAAAAAGAGCTTAATTCTATATTTAAGCTTGAGGAAGATTTTTCTGGTTTTCCAAGTTGAATTCCTTTTGATAATATTTTCTCAACTTTGGAGAGATTTTTCTGGTTTTTGGCTGAACTTGCATTATTGGGGTTGAGCCATTGAAAGCTGAATTTTAAGTTTCTTTGAAATCCTCACCCCCTTCAAAAAACAAAAGTAGCTTAAAAAAGCTGAAATTGGGTGTTTTATCTTTTTCAACTTTCTTATCTTATCTCTATTTGCTTATTGTTTTGTATTCGGATTTTAAAATGTCAAAGTTAGGATGGATCTAGCTTAATGCTTTAACAATCTACTAAAATTTCTGGTAAATCATCGTTAGGGAAAAACGTGAAGTCCTTAGAATCTCAAGGTTTGATGGAAATTagtttgaataaattttattttttttgagtattttgaAGAGAAGAAAGTTATAAACAGCATGCAAGATCATTCATTCTTTAGGCACCAAAATAAGGAAATTTCACAACCAGAattaatcttttataaaatttagcATACTTTCTGCATTGAGATATGACATGGTTAGTTGTGatgcttttgaaaaaaaaatgttttgtgCTATTATTTCTTTTACAgcaaatatagaaaaaaattgagTAGATTTGGTGACCCACCATTGGAAGAGTAGTATTCATGTAGTTAAAGGGGGTTGTTGAGCACATAAAGATATGGTAGCATTTTGTGGACATGGGTTTTTTGCAATTTATGCACAAGCCATTTCTTACCAACTATCACCTGCCGTGCTCCTATTTCTCATTATAGAGCAAAGATGTCGTCTTGCATAATCTAATGTTCTAGTTTTGCTTGGTGATAATAACAAAGGAACTTGTAATAATTGTTCATCAAACTTGGTAGTTGGAATTATCATACTTTCATGATTCTAATATGGTATTTcttttgcatatatatatgtatatatatttactgCAGATGGACATTGAACAGTACTTTGAAGATACTGAAGCTTATGACCCTTCAAGTACAGAAGGGAAAAGATCCTTGGACAAGTGGGAGAATTCACCAGGTCCGTTCACAGGTTCCGATGATGATCCCTCTGCTGGTTTTGACTGCAATATCTGCCTAGACTCGGTGCAGGATCCGGTGGTTACTCTATGCGGTCACCTCTATTGTTGGCCATGCATTTACAAATGGCTTCATTGTCAGACCATCTCCACTGATAACCTAGACCAGAAACAGCAGCAATGCCCTGTGTGCAAAGCTGAACTTTCAAATACCACACTGATTCCTCTTTATGGCAGGGGCCAAACAACTAAGGCATCAACAGACAACACTCCCGAATTCGGTATAGTCATACCACAGAGACCTCTTGCTCCTACTTGCGGTGTTGGCTCAATAAGGTCGCCTAATAGTTCTGATAATCTACGGTTTCAGCAGCCGGTACATCACCTTGGTTATTCATATGAACCACAAATCTACTATGCTCAACAGGGCAGTTATCCTGATTCATCGATGCTTAGTCCAGGTGGCACGATGATAAATGTACTAGATCCGGTGACCCGAATGTTCAGTGAGATGGTATACACAAGGGCATTTGGGAACTCGATAACAGATTTACATACATATCCGAATTCATACAATCTCGGGGGGACTACTAGTCGTAGGATCAGAAGGCAATTAATGCAAGCCGATAAGTCGCTAAGCAGAATAAGTTTTTTCCTCTGCTGCTGCATTTTCTTCTGTCTTCTTTTATTCTGATTTTGTATACTCTGCTTTGGTTGGCAAAGTATACCTGTATAGGAGaccaaaaatatacaaaatttcagcCGGACGTATAAATGAGGCCATCTCCTGTCAGTATGTTATAGGGTTATTTTTCAAGGCTGTAAAATGTTTAAGAACaccaataattatatataaaaaaaatcaataatatggTAAAGTTTTTGGCTATTGGATAACTGAAGGGATATTGTACAAAATTGTATCCTGTACGGTTTGCCCAACCAAACCTCATTCATAGCTTAAACTTGTTTAAGTTGTAGCCTTGAAGAATTATTGTTGACGCTTTACCTAATAAGAGGATTCATGTTTTAAATTGCTCCTTTATATGATGTAGTTGTCACTTCATTTTCACTTCATTGTTTATTTACATCATTGTAATCAAATTGCACCTTTCGGTTAATATTTTAATCCAAATTGTATGAATagctttattttatctttttgagCAATTTTAGCATGAGATTGATTATGATACTATTAATTGGGTAAATactttaaattgaaaattttaaataacatcAAGTTTTTATATTTAACTAATAGATTCAATTTGTACAAAATTTTAGATAGAATGTCATATAAAATACCAATTAGAGCATAAATTTAACTGCGTGTGTCATTCATATCAATATAAGATTACAAGCTTACAATATCTATTTACAAaagttgattatttaatttttcctAGATATAGATAATGAATTCTCTCCTAAATAAAATTTTCCAGCTTAGTATTACTTATAATAagcattttgaaaaaaatatttttgaaattttcaaaagtgATTTCAagataaaatatgtttttagtcAAAAACTCAGaaacatattatttaataatatttttatttctaaaatatttttttatctaaaaaaatgATTACGAGAAGTAATATTAAATTGATGCTACTAAACGTTAACTAATATACAGTAGTTTAAGGGTAGGATTGGGTAGCGGCAACTAATGCCTATAGTTCGCATTTGTAGACCATCGATAAACATGAGTGGAGTAAGAAGAAACTTCCAAGAAAGAGAGATCCgctggtttttttcttttttgtttcttctatATATAATTATAGTTAGTTGAATAGAAGGGGGTTATGGGGGCTGTCAAATTTTGACGCCTGAGGCTAAGACTAGGGAAGGGGCCAAAACAGGGTTGCTGCGTTCAGTCTCCTTCACCCTTTCACACAGGCAACGTCATTGCTTTCCTTTTAATTGAGTTTTAGCTTCTTGGATGCAGTGAACAttcaaataaacaaaatgaaataaggtGCTCATCTTGCTTTGCCTGCCCATAACATAATGATAATAATACATATTAGAGAAACacattacttttttttcttttcccatttgtcatcatcatcatcctggAGCTGAGGTGACATGATTAATGAGAATGACATCTTCCGTGCAGAGGGTTGGCggcctttcattttctaccaataACTAATATAAGGATTTGCATTTACATTTCAACACCACAAAACGTGAACTAGAAGTATCAATCACACTAACTATCGAAAGTGAAAGCCAACGTGTAagttatccaaaaaaaaaaaaaagtaatgtaTAACGATGAcggtattttataatttttaaaaaggtttaaacttaatttaacctttttttttttttaacctaTATACGTTCctatcttaaattgataaattccGTTTCAATGGTTTCGAAGTGTCTGGATTCCCTACTGActgatataaaattttaatattttaaactaaaatttaaaaatatcgaAAAACTCAAAATTGTATGTCAAAATATGTCAGATATCAatacatattataaataatttgacaTCGACTTAAATATTCGTATTGTATTGCTCTGATccgatatataattttaaattttcttcagAATAAGTATTTTAGATTCCTtacaaataaataacataaagttggtaaaataaataaataaatattctttttgaaaaagtttttttattaacatttaaGATATAAATAGTTTTACATATTTCTAAgttttagattataaattatattaaaatttttatgtgaaaatcacatatttagaacacatgtatatatttaaaaataacatataataaataaaatatacaatttaaaactaataatataaCAACACATACGCAATACGtatgaaattaaaatgtaaaaaaattctttaaattgtgtgttaaaagaaatttaaataggtaaatacaaaaaaaaattaagaatattaaatgcactcTAATTGTTTACcatgatattttcatttttttataacacGTCAAAATGTTATCATGTTGACGAAAGGAAAATccgatataaaaaataattataaaaatttaatattaagtttaCTTGTGATATTAACTCAATCAATGATATATTATCAATATACTAACACTATGGGTGAAAACTTTTCTGTAATAATATTAGaatatatagaataataaaaatgaaactgTAGTGGTGAAGTTGAGGTTTTATGCATGTTGATGGTATAGGTttaaatatcataatttgtattttttattggttttatttaaaatgtaaaaagataaaaataccctCGTAAGGTTATAACTTATTTCAAATATGTAAGGacaatttagtaatttttcaactAAGTTGGTGTTCAATTGACTCAATGACACTAACTCAGTCTAGGCTTAGataatagtatagataatatataaatataaaataatatattatataatttaaaaacaaattttgatGTGAGAAAGAAGTACACTTTTTTTAGTTAAGGGGTGTAGGGGCATAGCCAGAAGTTTTGATAAAGGGgagatatttatataatatagaCATGTTGAAAGTAGGAtcaacttatatttttttaaattaaggatAATCTTGATCACCAAATTTAACATTATACAGTCCGAGCCTACtttaaataatgtattttttaaatttaggataAGTTTGATCatcaaaattaacatttaaaaaaaatgttaaatactcaatttgtattaaatattgtaattatttaaagattaattatttttccaaattaatatttaagataCTATTTTGtatattagtttacaaaattaaactaaaaatgttactaaatttgtcataaaaattataaattctataaaaGACATCAAATTAAAAGAAGTTTTGGAAAACTTTAAGACCAAATACAAATTTATCctatttttaaacattaattataatatcaaaataaaaattttaaaatttaaaagaactgaattgaaatttcataaaatttagaggCCCTTACCAACCCTCCTAATTTCACCCATAAGGGGTGAGGTATGGAGTTGTCTTGATTTGAATAGTTAAACAAAAAGAGCTAATGTAATGTAATTTTGACCACTGAACTTTCATAAATAAGTTCACTTTGATATTATATTTTTTGTCCACTTTGATGTTTTAATGtataaacttgaaaaatataaaaattttaattatgtggCATAATCTTAAAATGTTAAATCGTTAAGTTTTAATGTAATCCAAATTTAAAGACCAAAATACGTTTAcataccaaaattaaaaaaaatgtaaatattgaaaTAGATTTAATTCTCAAGTTGAAGGGAAACAAATTATATTAACTCAAAAATAGTAGGTTTAATTTAATAGATTAGGGTTGAGAGTGGAGATGTCCATGAGCTGAGTCGCGTCCAAC
Protein-coding sequences here:
- the LOC107886770 gene encoding E3 ubiquitin-protein ligase RMA1H1, whose product is MDIEQYFEDTEAYDPSSTEGKRSLDKWENSPGPFTGSDDDPSAGFDCNICLDSVQDPVVTLCGHLYCWPCIYKWLHCQTISTDNLDQKQQQCPVCKAELSNTTLIPLYGRGQTTKASTDNTPEFGIVIPQRPLAPTCGVGSIRSPNSSDNLRFQQPVHHLGYSYEPQIYYAQQGSYPDSSMLSPGGTMINVLDPVTRMFSEMVYTRAFGNSITDLHTYPNSYNLGGTTSRRIRRQLMQADKSLSRISFFLCCCIFFCLLLF